One Microvirga mediterraneensis genomic window carries:
- a CDS encoding SPW repeat protein encodes MNFSPKIYDRERSSHHRNSSHHEWTIVETVDAVLAVMLIVSPWTFRYSDTSAATWSAVVLGLLLGAVTATRVVDVGDWQGWASIALGACALLAPWILGFSEIKNAAGIHVTAGFVVLTMTLITFWVHYLDQPNSPA; translated from the coding sequence ATGAACTTCAGCCCAAAGATCTATGATCGCGAAAGGTCAAGCCACCATCGGAATTCTTCCCATCATGAGTGGACCATCGTCGAGACAGTCGACGCGGTGCTTGCCGTGATGCTGATCGTCTCTCCCTGGACGTTTCGCTACTCGGATACTTCGGCCGCGACCTGGAGTGCAGTTGTCCTCGGGCTCTTGTTGGGAGCCGTAACCGCCACCCGCGTGGTTGACGTTGGAGACTGGCAAGGCTGGGCCAGTATCGCGCTGGGAGCCTGCGCGCTTCTGGCTCCCTGGATCCTCGGCTTCAGCGAGATCAAGAATGCGGCGGGCATCCATGTTACGGCAGGCTTCGTGGTGCTGACGATGACCCTGATCACGTTCTGGGTTCATTACCTTGATCAGCCTAACAGCCCAGCGTGA
- a CDS encoding ATP-dependent Clp protease ATP-binding subunit: MANGLCDVCGVRPATVRAQVVSNGQRQNMELCDVDYRRLARQQRPSSPLESLFGGRGSLFDDFFGGDFFGESPLSSARGRTEEAPDTGDGGTPIPVRSGRGRARGRGAAAGVADRLSGHAEEILQAAAQRAGDFGRREVDTEHLLLALTESDVVRTILDQFKVSLDDLRNQIVQESRRGDFNPEEGGEIGVSPRVKDALSRAFSVSGEFGHSYVGPEHLLIGLAEEGEGIAADVLRRYGLTPQAIRQQVTKVVGRGAEEGRVDTPTNTPNLDKYARDLTQLAREGKLDPVIGRAREIETTIEVLARRKKNNPVLIGEPGVGKTAIVEGLAQRMVAGEVPEALRNKRLVELSINSMVAGSKYRGEFEERVQQILKEVTEREDELILFIDEIHTIVGAGQGGGEGGLDIANVFKPALARGELNLIGATTLNEYQKHIEKDAALERRFQPVFVPEPTVSQTIMILRGLRDTLEAHHKVTITDEAIIAAAELSDRYITGRFLPDKAIDLIDQAAARVKISTTARPVDVQELEAEVRQLKREQDYAASRKQFDRASQIQAEHDARNKELQEATERWRRERGSASAEVTTEHIAQVVSKLTGVPVNELTTEERQRLVKMEERLHQRVIGQEEAVRAVSDAVRLARAGLREGRRPIATFLFLGPTGVGKTELAKALAETVFGEEDAMIRLDMSEYMERHAVARLIGAPPGYVGYEEGGQLTERVRRRPYSVVLLDEIEKAHPDVYNVLLQVFDDGRLTDGKGRVVDFTNTILIATSNLGSDIIQRHLNVRGTAEDDQARLKRELMDVLRGHFRPEFINRIDEIIVFHALARGEIRSIVELQLERVKRTAHGQGVELVIDGSLVDHLAAAGFRPEFGARELRRLIRSELETQLARAMLANEVHEGDRVIARWDNHEQKVTLEPQPKVEGEAQADSEATAGHSNAAEVEREAQRGADDESRTAAE; encoded by the coding sequence ATGGCGAACGGATTGTGCGACGTCTGTGGAGTACGGCCTGCGACCGTTCGGGCCCAGGTGGTGAGCAACGGCCAGCGGCAGAACATGGAGCTGTGCGACGTCGATTACCGTCGCCTTGCCCGCCAGCAGCGGCCGAGCTCACCGCTCGAATCCCTCTTCGGCGGCCGCGGCAGCCTGTTCGACGACTTCTTCGGCGGCGACTTCTTCGGCGAGAGCCCGCTCAGCAGCGCCCGGGGCCGCACTGAGGAGGCTCCCGACACGGGCGATGGTGGCACCCCCATCCCGGTGCGGTCCGGCCGCGGACGGGCCCGGGGCCGCGGGGCGGCGGCGGGCGTTGCGGACCGCCTGAGCGGGCACGCCGAGGAGATCCTCCAGGCTGCCGCGCAACGCGCCGGCGACTTCGGCCGCCGCGAGGTCGACACCGAGCACCTGCTCCTGGCGCTCACCGAGAGCGATGTCGTCCGCACCATCCTGGATCAGTTCAAGGTCTCCCTCGACGACCTGCGCAACCAGATTGTGCAGGAAAGCCGGCGGGGTGACTTCAACCCCGAGGAGGGCGGCGAGATCGGCGTCTCGCCCCGCGTGAAGGACGCGCTCTCCCGCGCCTTTTCCGTCTCAGGCGAGTTCGGCCATTCCTATGTCGGCCCCGAGCACCTTCTCATCGGGCTTGCCGAGGAGGGGGAAGGCATCGCGGCCGATGTGCTGCGCCGCTACGGGCTCACGCCCCAGGCCATTCGCCAGCAGGTCACCAAGGTGGTGGGCCGGGGCGCCGAGGAGGGCCGGGTCGACACGCCGACGAACACTCCCAACCTCGACAAGTATGCCCGCGATCTCACCCAGCTCGCCCGCGAGGGCAAGCTCGATCCGGTGATCGGACGCGCCCGCGAGATCGAGACCACCATCGAGGTGCTGGCGCGGCGCAAGAAGAACAACCCGGTGCTCATCGGCGAGCCGGGCGTCGGCAAGACCGCCATCGTCGAGGGCCTGGCCCAGCGTATGGTGGCCGGCGAGGTGCCGGAGGCGCTGCGCAACAAGCGGCTGGTCGAGCTCTCGATCAACTCCATGGTGGCCGGCTCCAAGTACCGCGGCGAGTTCGAGGAGCGCGTGCAGCAGATCCTGAAGGAGGTCACCGAGCGCGAGGACGAGCTGATCCTGTTCATCGACGAGATCCACACCATCGTCGGCGCCGGCCAGGGCGGCGGCGAAGGCGGGCTCGACATCGCCAATGTGTTCAAGCCGGCGCTCGCGCGCGGCGAGCTCAACCTGATCGGCGCCACCACCCTCAACGAATACCAGAAGCACATCGAGAAGGACGCGGCCCTGGAACGCCGCTTCCAGCCGGTGTTCGTGCCGGAACCAACGGTTTCTCAGACGATCATGATCCTGCGCGGCCTGCGCGACACCCTGGAGGCGCACCACAAGGTCACCATCACTGACGAGGCGATCATCGCGGCGGCCGAACTGTCCGACCGCTACATCACCGGCCGCTTCCTGCCCGACAAGGCTATCGACCTGATCGACCAGGCAGCGGCACGGGTGAAGATCTCGACCACCGCCCGGCCGGTCGACGTGCAGGAGCTGGAGGCGGAGGTGCGCCAGCTCAAGCGCGAGCAAGACTACGCCGCCTCGCGCAAGCAGTTCGACCGGGCCTCGCAGATCCAGGCCGAGCACGATGCCCGCAACAAAGAGCTGCAAGAGGCAACCGAACGCTGGCGGCGCGAGCGCGGTTCTGCTTCGGCGGAGGTCACCACCGAGCACATCGCGCAGGTGGTGTCCAAGCTCACGGGCGTGCCGGTCAACGAGCTCACCACCGAGGAGCGCCAGCGCCTCGTGAAGATGGAGGAGCGACTGCACCAGCGGGTGATCGGTCAGGAGGAGGCCGTCAGGGCCGTGAGCGACGCCGTGCGCCTCGCCCGGGCTGGCTTGCGCGAAGGCCGCCGCCCCATCGCGACCTTCCTGTTCCTCGGCCCCACAGGCGTCGGCAAGACGGAGCTGGCCAAGGCGCTTGCCGAGACAGTGTTCGGCGAGGAGGACGCCATGATCCGCCTCGACATGTCCGAGTACATGGAGCGCCATGCGGTGGCCCGGCTGATCGGCGCGCCTCCCGGCTATGTGGGCTACGAGGAAGGCGGGCAGCTCACCGAGCGTGTGCGCCGGCGGCCGTACTCGGTGGTGCTGCTGGACGAGATCGAGAAGGCGCACCCGGACGTCTACAACGTGCTGCTGCAGGTGTTCGACGATGGGCGTCTCACCGACGGCAAAGGGCGTGTGGTTGATTTCACCAACACGATCCTGATCGCCACGTCGAACCTCGGCTCCGACATCATCCAGCGCCACCTGAACGTGCGCGGCACCGCGGAAGACGATCAGGCCCGCCTCAAGCGCGAGCTGATGGACGTGCTGCGCGGCCATTTCCGGCCGGAGTTCATCAACCGCATCGACGAAATCATCGTCTTCCATGCCCTCGCCCGCGGCGAGATCCGGTCCATTGTGGAGCTGCAGCTGGAGCGGGTGAAGCGCACGGCGCACGGCCAGGGCGTCGAGCTCGTCATCGACGGCAGTCTTGTCGACCACCTGGCGGCGGCGGGCTTCCGGCCGGAATTCGGCGCCCGCGAGTTGCGGCGCCTGATCCGCTCGGAGCTGGAGACCCAGCTCGCCCGCGCCATGCTGGCGAACGAGGTGCACGAGGGCGACCGGGTGATCGCGCGGTGGGACAACCACGAGCAGAAGGTCACGCTGGAGCCGCAGCCGAAGGTGGAAGGTGAAGCACAGGCCGACAGCGAGGCCACAGCCGGCCATAGCAATGCTGCCGAGGTGGAGCGTGAGGCCCAGCGCGGGGCCGACGATGAAAGTCGGACGGCCGCTGAGTAA
- a CDS encoding ETC complex I subunit: protein MAEASISRDHNLSRAAPILPGTSSPAGGELPLARIHQPGRSATSSGPPRKGWVLEFERSSAPTIEPLMGWTAGDDPFATIRLTFPDLQSAIGFAERHGWRYRVEEPPPRRLMLKSYADRFRYDLAEAVQRAAPYAGPAVTEAARARIDEMAGGSQGRDGENRPQLNSSGGDAESDNDAIDLVEEALLESFPASDPPVWTGAAIR, encoded by the coding sequence ATGGCTGAGGCATCCATCAGTCGGGATCACAATCTCTCGCGGGCAGCGCCGATCCTTCCCGGCACGTCGTCGCCCGCGGGCGGGGAGCTTCCACTTGCGCGCATCCATCAGCCCGGACGCTCCGCGACGTCGTCGGGTCCACCCCGCAAGGGATGGGTGCTGGAGTTCGAGCGCAGCTCGGCTCCCACCATCGAGCCCCTGATGGGCTGGACCGCAGGCGATGATCCCTTCGCCACAATCCGGCTGACCTTCCCGGACCTGCAGAGCGCCATCGGGTTCGCCGAGCGGCATGGTTGGCGATACCGGGTCGAGGAGCCGCCACCGCGGCGGCTGATGCTCAAGTCCTATGCCGACCGGTTCCGATACGACCTCGCTGAGGCGGTCCAGCGGGCTGCACCCTATGCCGGGCCGGCGGTGACCGAAGCCGCCCGAGCGCGGATCGACGAAATGGCGGGAGGCAGTCAGGGCCGGGACGGTGAGAACCGGCCGCAGCTGAACTCAAGCGGAGGAGACGCGGAGAGCGACAACGACGCCATCGACCTCGTTGAGGAGGCATTGCTCGAATCGTTTCCCGCTTCAGATCCGCCCGTATGGACGGGAGCCGCCATCCGATAG
- a CDS encoding Hsp20/alpha crystallin family protein, whose protein sequence is MARNPLTPSRTGFGLLGGNDPFLSLHREMNRLFDDVLRGTGLPAAGGQSQGGVGNFVNASMNVSETENEIRITAELPGVTEQDIDVSLDDDVLTIRGEKKFEQKNEKENFHFVERSYGTFQRSVRLPFPINPEQVQAHFENGVLPVPLPKTAQQERSRRIQVQARGAGGQSAQGGQDASGSTGGAGGESGQGGQSGA, encoded by the coding sequence ATGGCCCGTAATCCGCTAACGCCCTCCCGCACCGGGTTTGGCTTGCTGGGCGGGAACGATCCCTTCCTGTCGCTTCACCGCGAAATGAACCGCCTGTTCGACGACGTGCTGCGCGGTACGGGGTTGCCTGCCGCCGGAGGGCAAAGCCAAGGCGGTGTCGGCAACTTCGTCAACGCCAGCATGAATGTGTCGGAAACCGAGAACGAGATCCGCATCACCGCGGAACTGCCCGGCGTCACCGAACAGGACATCGATGTGAGCCTCGACGACGACGTGCTCACCATCCGGGGCGAGAAGAAGTTCGAGCAGAAGAACGAAAAGGAGAACTTCCATTTCGTCGAGCGCTCCTACGGCACCTTCCAACGCTCCGTGCGCCTGCCCTTCCCGATCAACCCGGAACAGGTGCAGGCGCACTTCGAGAACGGGGTGCTCCCCGTGCCCCTGCCGAAGACGGCCCAGCAGGAGCGCTCCCGCCGCATTCAGGTTCAGGCCCGCGGGGCCGGAGGCCAGAGCGCCCAAGGAGGTCAGGACGCTTCCGGCAGCACCGGTGGCGCAGGAGGCGAGAGCGGCCAAGGTGGTCAGAGCGGTGCATGA
- a CDS encoding DUF1269 domain-containing protein, with product MAELIVVGFDDPNEADRALTELARLQKEYLVDLEDAVVAIRGPDGKLRLKQSVDLVGVGAASGSLWGAMWGSLVGLLFLNPLLGMATGAALGAGAGALSGKLADYGIDDEFIRSIGETLQPNSSALFVLLRKVQPEKVLEELKRFRGRVLRSSLSPDQEARLQAALSGSNVSMPGSTSTAPETTNPTSSDTSATPVQGAAS from the coding sequence ATGGCAGAACTGATTGTGGTTGGCTTCGACGATCCGAACGAAGCGGATCGCGCCCTGACCGAACTGGCGCGCCTGCAGAAAGAATACCTCGTCGACCTGGAGGACGCGGTGGTGGCGATCCGCGGTCCCGACGGCAAGCTGCGGCTGAAGCAGAGCGTCGACTTGGTGGGTGTCGGCGCCGCCTCAGGCAGCCTCTGGGGCGCCATGTGGGGCTCGCTCGTCGGCCTGCTGTTCTTGAACCCCCTGCTCGGGATGGCGACCGGGGCCGCCTTGGGGGCCGGAGCCGGAGCGCTGTCTGGCAAGCTCGCCGACTACGGCATCGACGACGAGTTCATCCGCTCGATTGGCGAAACCCTCCAGCCCAACAGCTCGGCACTGTTCGTCCTCCTCCGCAAGGTGCAGCCGGAGAAGGTGCTGGAGGAGCTGAAGCGATTCCGCGGACGGGTTCTGCGCTCCTCACTCTCGCCTGATCAGGAGGCCCGGCTACAGGCTGCCCTGTCAGGCTCCAACGTGTCGATGCCCGGCAGCACCAGCACCGCGCCTGAAACCACCAATCCGACGTCCAGTGACACAAGCGCCACCCCTGTCCAAGGAGCCGCATCATGA
- the groES gene encoding co-chaperone GroES → MRFRPLHDRVVIRRVEAEEKTAGGIIIPDTAKEKPQQGEVVAVGPGARDESGKVAPLDVKAGDRVLFGKWSGTEVRIDGEDLLIMKESDILGVVG, encoded by the coding sequence ATGAGGTTCAGACCGCTCCATGACCGTGTCGTGATCCGTCGTGTCGAGGCTGAGGAGAAGACGGCCGGCGGCATCATCATCCCGGACACTGCCAAGGAAAAGCCCCAGCAGGGAGAGGTCGTCGCCGTTGGCCCAGGCGCCCGCGACGAGAGCGGCAAGGTTGCCCCCCTCGACGTCAAGGCCGGCGATCGCGTCCTGTTCGGCAAGTGGTCCGGCACCGAGGTGCGCATCGATGGCGAGGACCTCCTCATCATGAAGGAGTCCGACATCCTAGGCGTGGTCGGATGA
- the groL gene encoding chaperonin GroEL (60 kDa chaperone family; promotes refolding of misfolded polypeptides especially under stressful conditions; forms two stacked rings of heptamers to form a barrel-shaped 14mer; ends can be capped by GroES; misfolded proteins enter the barrel where they are refolded when GroES binds) — protein MAAKEVKFAASAREKMLRGVDILADAVKVTLGPKGRNVVIEKSFGAPRITKDGVTVAKEIELADKFENMGAQMVREVASKTNDVAGDGTTTATVLAQAIVREGAKAVAAGMNPMDIKRGVDLAVSEAIKDIQARAKKIKSTDEVAQIGTISANGDAEVGRMLAEAMQRVGNEGVITVEEAKTAETELSVVEGMQFDRGYLSPYFVTNAEKMIAELEDPYILIHEKKLSSLQAMLPILEAVVQSGRPLLIIAEDIEGEALATLVVNKLRGGLKVAAVKAPGFGDRRKAMLEDIAVVTAGQVISEDLGIKLENVTLPMLGRAKRVRVEKENTTIIDGAGSKKDIEARIQQIKAQIEETTSDYDREKLQERLAKLAGGVAVIRVGGATEVEVKEKKDRVDDAMHATKAAVEEGIVPGGGTALLRAKAAVAKLTSDNADVQAGINIVLRALEAPIRQIAENAGVEGSIVVGKITDNDSPTFGFDAQAEEYGDLVRAGIIDPAKVVRTALQDASSVAGLLITTEAMVAELPKKEAAPAMPGGGMGGMDF, from the coding sequence ATGGCTGCCAAAGAGGTAAAATTTGCGGCGAGTGCGCGTGAAAAGATGCTGCGGGGCGTCGACATTCTGGCCGATGCGGTGAAGGTCACGCTGGGTCCGAAGGGCCGCAACGTGGTGATCGAGAAGAGCTTCGGGGCTCCGCGCATCACCAAGGACGGCGTCACCGTCGCCAAGGAGATCGAGCTCGCCGACAAGTTCGAGAACATGGGCGCCCAGATGGTGCGTGAAGTAGCGAGCAAGACCAACGACGTGGCCGGGGATGGCACCACCACGGCCACCGTTCTCGCCCAGGCCATCGTCCGCGAGGGCGCCAAGGCTGTGGCCGCCGGCATGAACCCCATGGACATCAAGCGTGGGGTCGATCTCGCTGTTTCCGAGGCCATCAAGGACATCCAAGCCCGCGCCAAGAAGATCAAGTCAACGGACGAGGTAGCCCAGATCGGCACCATCTCGGCCAACGGCGACGCCGAGGTCGGCCGCATGCTGGCGGAGGCCATGCAGCGGGTCGGCAACGAGGGTGTGATCACGGTTGAGGAGGCCAAGACCGCCGAGACCGAACTGAGCGTCGTGGAAGGCATGCAGTTCGACCGCGGTTATCTCTCGCCGTACTTCGTCACCAACGCCGAAAAGATGATCGCGGAGCTCGAGGATCCCTACATCCTCATCCACGAGAAGAAGCTCTCTTCATTGCAAGCCATGCTGCCGATCCTCGAGGCGGTGGTGCAGAGTGGCCGTCCGTTGCTCATCATCGCCGAGGACATTGAGGGCGAGGCGCTCGCCACCCTCGTGGTCAACAAACTGCGGGGCGGTCTCAAGGTCGCGGCCGTGAAGGCTCCGGGCTTCGGCGACCGTCGCAAGGCCATGCTCGAGGACATCGCCGTCGTAACCGCCGGCCAGGTGATCTCCGAAGACCTCGGCATCAAGCTCGAGAACGTCACCCTGCCAATGCTCGGCCGCGCCAAGCGCGTACGGGTCGAGAAGGAGAACACCACAATCATCGACGGCGCCGGTTCGAAGAAGGACATCGAGGCACGGATCCAGCAAATCAAGGCGCAGATCGAGGAGACCACCTCGGACTACGACCGTGAGAAGCTGCAGGAGCGTCTCGCCAAGCTCGCAGGCGGCGTTGCGGTGATCCGCGTCGGCGGCGCGACCGAGGTCGAGGTCAAGGAGAAGAAGGATCGCGTGGACGACGCCATGCACGCCACCAAGGCGGCTGTCGAGGAAGGCATCGTGCCGGGCGGCGGCACGGCTCTCCTGCGCGCCAAGGCCGCGGTTGCCAAGCTCACCAGCGACAACGCCGACGTGCAAGCTGGCATCAACATCGTGTTGCGGGCGCTGGAGGCCCCGATCCGCCAGATCGCCGAGAACGCCGGCGTCGAGGGCTCGATCGTGGTCGGCAAGATCACCGACAACGATTCGCCGACCTTCGGGTTTGACGCGCAGGCCGAGGAGTACGGCGATCTCGTCCGGGCCGGCATCATCGATCCGGCGAAGGTGGTCCGGACGGCGCTGCAGGATGCGTCGTCGGTGGCGGGTCTTCTCATCACAACGGAGGCCATGGTGGCCGAGCTGCCGAAGAAGGAAGCGGCTCCCGCCATGCCGGGCGGCGGCATGGGCGGCATGGACTTCTAA
- a CDS encoding DsbA family protein translates to MAALAIPITGEDHLQGREGAPLKLVEYGNYECRRCGAAHPIVKAILEHFGPEIVFVYRHFALLEGYPNAERAAEVAELAAAHGRFWEMHDLLYANQEHLTGLLPVTLARQLALPENEIQEALIGKRFAVKIHTDFTGGLRSGVTSTPTFFINGLGYEGPAELEPLTAAIEAERSGSGSS, encoded by the coding sequence ATGGCCGCATTGGCTATTCCCATCACGGGTGAGGATCATCTCCAGGGTCGCGAGGGCGCCCCGCTCAAGCTCGTGGAATACGGCAACTACGAGTGCCGGCGTTGCGGGGCGGCCCACCCCATCGTCAAGGCGATCTTAGAGCATTTCGGACCGGAGATCGTCTTTGTGTACCGGCACTTCGCCCTTCTCGAGGGCTATCCGAATGCCGAGCGGGCGGCGGAAGTCGCGGAACTTGCTGCGGCGCATGGCCGGTTCTGGGAAATGCATGACCTCCTGTACGCCAATCAGGAGCATTTGACCGGATTGCTCCCGGTCACTCTGGCGCGCCAATTGGCTCTGCCCGAGAACGAGATCCAGGAGGCGCTGATCGGGAAGCGCTTCGCCGTCAAAATCCACACTGACTTCACCGGGGGCTTGCGGAGCGGCGTGACCAGCACGCCGACGTTCTTCATCAACGGCCTTGGATACGAGGGCCCCGCCGAATTGGAGCCGCTCACCGCTGCCATCGAAGCTGAGCGATCTGGAAGCGGATCGTCGTGA
- a CDS encoding Crp/Fnr family transcriptional regulator, producing the protein MSAPQQSSVRNQLLAALPREDFVAFQPHLERVEFELRRVLIEPNELIESVYFPEVGYPSVGTNANDGKFQIGIIGREGMVGVIVALGVRQPEIPASFNLSEGCSPAKGALSQLWVGSFQISRHQSAAQLCLNA; encoded by the coding sequence GTGTCCGCTCCTCAGCAATCCTCCGTTCGCAATCAGTTGCTCGCCGCTCTCCCGCGCGAGGACTTTGTGGCGTTTCAGCCGCATCTGGAGCGGGTCGAGTTTGAGCTGCGCCGTGTGCTGATCGAGCCCAACGAACTCATCGAGAGTGTCTACTTCCCGGAAGTGGGCTACCCGTCCGTCGGCACCAATGCCAATGACGGCAAGTTTCAGATCGGCATCATTGGGCGCGAGGGTATGGTCGGCGTTATTGTGGCCCTTGGCGTGAGGCAGCCAGAAATTCCTGCCTCGTTTAACCTGAGTGAAGGCTGCAGCCCTGCGAAAGGAGCATTGTCACAATTGTGGGTTGGTTCTTTTCAAATCTCTCGGCATCAATCCGCAGCCCAACTATGCCTAAACGCCTGA
- a CDS encoding response regulator, producing MSQETADQPCCLIIEDQALIAMSIETYLADTGMVVQTVGSMAEARTWLDAGMADIAILDYILKDGPATELAGELNRREIPFLIYSGYPRRHDMPCELRGVPWLEKPTRREDLLKALVALTAKDLSAPLLRS from the coding sequence ATGAGCCAAGAAACGGCAGATCAGCCCTGCTGCCTCATCATCGAAGACCAAGCGCTCATTGCTATGTCGATTGAGACCTACCTTGCGGATACCGGCATGGTCGTCCAGACAGTGGGCTCTATGGCCGAGGCACGCACCTGGTTAGATGCCGGTATGGCGGACATCGCCATTCTCGATTACATTCTCAAGGACGGCCCTGCCACAGAGCTGGCAGGGGAGCTGAACCGACGTGAGATTCCCTTCCTCATCTATTCCGGGTACCCGCGCAGGCATGACATGCCCTGTGAACTCCGGGGCGTGCCCTGGCTTGAAAAGCCGACAAGGCGTGAAGACTTGCTGAAGGCCCTCGTGGCACTAACAGCTAAAGATCTATCTGCCCCTCTTCTCCGTTCCTGA
- a CDS encoding DUF1269 domain-containing protein produces MSDRTIAALFDEFETAAAAVRHLERNGPRQIEVSIIANNQDERSSQAMTRLANSSDDKDDVGTTVGAILGGSAGLLAGLALMLLPGVGPVLGAGAVLTPLIGGGAGAAFGALAGSLVDAGIGVDWAKAYEEGVRRGGTLVVVRTSEDNVEEVVQLLDQAGAIDMDERIAVWRGMGWTGAPAEERSRERGPE; encoded by the coding sequence ATGAGCGATAGGACGATCGCAGCGCTGTTCGATGAGTTCGAAACCGCGGCTGCTGCGGTGAGACACCTCGAGCGGAACGGTCCGCGCCAAATCGAGGTCAGCATCATCGCGAACAATCAGGATGAGCGCTCCTCACAGGCGATGACACGCTTAGCGAACAGCAGCGACGACAAGGACGATGTCGGGACTACCGTCGGCGCCATTCTGGGTGGAAGTGCCGGCCTCTTGGCTGGATTGGCGCTGATGTTGCTTCCTGGGGTAGGCCCTGTACTCGGAGCAGGTGCCGTCCTGACTCCTCTCATCGGAGGCGGCGCTGGCGCTGCCTTCGGTGCTCTTGCTGGCTCGCTCGTGGATGCAGGCATCGGTGTGGATTGGGCAAAGGCCTATGAGGAAGGCGTCCGGCGCGGCGGCACCCTGGTTGTGGTGCGGACCAGCGAGGACAACGTCGAGGAGGTCGTCCAACTCTTGGATCAAGCTGGTGCCATCGACATGGATGAGCGGATCGCTGTCTGGCGAGGGATGGGCTGGACTGGTGCACCGGCAGAGGAGAGGTCGCGCGAGCGTGGACCCGAGTAG
- a CDS encoding isocitrate/isopropylmalate dehydrogenase family protein: MEATLIPGDGIGPEITEAVLQVLEALGAPFVWDVQQAGTTAVEAGLDPLPDATLESIRRTGLALKGPLTTPSSGGYRSVTVRMREAFDLYANVRPGKTIIPGRYDNVDIILVRENLEGLYVGREHYIGVGADPHAVGVGIGINTKEEAHRVIRYAFDLAVRLGRKRVTVVHKANILKILSGVFLEAAQEVARDYHGRVTLDESIVDACAMQLVMAPERFDVIVTTNLFGDILSDLIAGLVGGLGLAPGANIGDKAAIFEAVHGSAPDIAGKGVANPTALLMAVGMMLDHVGETAKANHLRAAILATLQAGEKTRDLGGSLRTPEFAQAIIRSLQKPRRCQG, translated from the coding sequence ATGGAAGCGACCCTGATCCCAGGCGATGGCATCGGCCCCGAGATCACTGAAGCCGTCCTGCAGGTCCTGGAGGCTCTCGGGGCCCCGTTCGTGTGGGACGTGCAGCAGGCTGGCACGACTGCCGTCGAGGCAGGCCTCGACCCCTTGCCCGACGCCACGCTGGAGAGCATCCGGCGAACGGGACTTGCCCTCAAGGGGCCCCTGACGACCCCTTCGAGCGGCGGCTATCGCTCGGTCACGGTGCGGATGCGCGAGGCATTCGACCTTTACGCCAACGTCCGTCCGGGCAAGACCATCATACCCGGCCGGTACGACAACGTCGACATCATCCTGGTGCGGGAGAACCTGGAAGGTCTCTATGTCGGGCGCGAGCACTACATCGGCGTCGGCGCCGACCCCCACGCGGTTGGCGTGGGCATTGGCATCAACACGAAGGAAGAAGCCCACCGGGTCATCCGGTACGCTTTCGATCTCGCCGTCCGTCTCGGGCGTAAGCGGGTCACTGTCGTCCACAAGGCCAACATCCTCAAGATCCTGTCGGGCGTCTTCCTCGAGGCGGCGCAGGAGGTCGCCCGGGACTATCACGGCCGGGTGACCCTCGACGAGAGCATCGTGGACGCCTGCGCCATGCAGCTCGTCATGGCGCCGGAGCGCTTCGACGTGATCGTCACCACCAACCTGTTTGGCGACATCCTCTCGGACCTGATCGCCGGCCTTGTCGGCGGACTGGGGCTGGCGCCAGGAGCCAACATCGGCGACAAGGCGGCGATCTTCGAGGCGGTCCACGGATCGGCGCCGGACATCGCTGGCAAGGGAGTCGCCAACCCGACGGCGCTCCTGATGGCGGTCGGCATGATGCTGGATCATGTCGGAGAAACCGCAAAGGCGAACCACCTTCGCGCTGCCATCCTGGCCACCCTGCAGGCGGGAGAAAAGACGCGCGATCTGGGAGGCTCGCTCCGCACGCCCGAATTCGCGCAGGCAATCATACGGAGTCTTCAGAAGCCGCGACGTTGCCAGGGATGA